The Candidatus Neptunochlamydia vexilliferae genomic interval TTATTCAGAACCCTAGATTCATCTCACTGTAGAGATGGTCTCTTCTCTTTGAGAGACAACTTGTTGTGACAGCTTCTTGTCACAATGCGAAAAGGTGAATAAGGCCTGCATTTTCGAGATGATGCAGTTTAGCCGATACGTCGCCTAATCCAGCTTTCGCATCATATAGCTTATTTCCCGTTTCAAAAAAATCTTATGAAGAATTTTAAACTTTCTATCTATATCGATTTTGAACATGAACTCTTTGCACTTATCTGAAAGAACATAGTGGTATTTATTCACGTTTTCCCATGTTTTATTGTATACTGAAAAATTTTCAGGCATAAAAACTTTACTTACCATTGAAAAACCTCCATTTTTGTTTCTTTTTTCGGTTGGGAAAATATTATAAATAGTGTTTTTTCGCAATCTTTTCATTATATTAAATTAATATTTATGCTAATTTTCGTTATAGATAGGCACAAAAGCACCGAAATCAAGATTGGTTTATTAGGTAACGGGTAATAATTATTATTTGAATTGTGCTTGCAATAAAATAGCATCCTTTCATAACATGTAAGTTGAATGGAAACTTAAAAGTAGAAAAAAATGGTAGAAACTAATTTATTCAGAAAGAACAAGATTAATCTTGAAGATTATGACTACCAAAAGGATATCCAGAATCGGGTCCTGATGTCTCACTTTTCCCCTGAAGACCTAGAAGTCTTAGAGGAAATCGTTTACGGCTCTCAGAAAATCCCCGTTAGCCGCCTCGTCGATCAATTAGATAAGGAGCTCGACCAGCTCCAGGGAGTTTTAGACCGTCTCTCGCAAACCGACCTCTTTAAGATCGAGGACGACACGGTTTTAGTGAACAAGGAGATGCGGAAATACTTTGAGACGCAGATCCAGAAGTTCGAAGAGGATTTTTCCCCGGGAATGGAGTTTCTTCAAGCTCTTTTAAAGAAGGTGCCGATCCATGTCCTCCCGACTTGGTATCCAATCCCCAGAACATCAAACAATATTTTCAATTCCCTCATCGAAAAATACCTTCAAACCCCCCAGCTCTTTCAGCGCTACCTTTCGGAGCTCAACTTAGGCGATCCGATCCTCAATGGAATCATCGGCGACCTTTTCAACGCTCCTGACTATAAGGTTTACTCCGATGAGATCCGGAAAAAATACTCCCTAAGTAAAGAGGCCTTTGAAGAGCACCTCCTTTATTTGGAGTTTAACCTCGTCTGCTGCCTGGTTTATGAAAAGAAAGATGGCGAATGGGTCGAGGTGGTGACCCTCTTTAAAGAGTGGAAAGATTACCTAAGCTTTCTCAAAGAGAGCCAACCCAAAGGAGTTCCTGAAGAAAAAAAGGTAGAGCGGACAAGACCTCACGACTTTTCTTTTGCCGAAGATATGTCAGCGGTTCTCGCCTTTTCTCGAACCAAACCTCTTTTCGTCCGCCTTGATGAAAATGAAGAGTGGAACTTTGAAAAAGGGACAGCAGTAGATGTTGCAAAGCAGTGTAAGGGATTTGATCTAAAGTCGACCGAGGGACAAGCCCGTTTCCAAAATTATATGGGCCGGGTCATCGGAAAACTCCTGTTCTTGAAGCTTACCCGCATCGAGCAAAACCAGCTTATCCCCGCCGAAGATGCTGAGGAGTGGCTTACCCTCCCTATCGAAAAGCGGGCTCTTAACACCTACAAGCAAACAATCACCACCTACTCCTTTTCAGAATTTCCAGAAGAGATCTGCACCGAGCGGAACATTCATGAAATCGAAAAGAGCATCAGCCGCATCATCGACTCAGGATGGGTCCTTCTCGATGAATTCCTCAATGGAGTCATCGCTCCCATCAGTGAAAACAGTAAGATGTCCCTAAAGAAAACAGGACGTTACTGGAAATACTCCCTTCCCGACTACTCAGAGGCTGAGCTCGACCTGATCCGCAAGGTGATCTATGACTGGCTCTTTGAGGGAGGAATCATCGCTAGTGGGATCCACGAAGGAAAAGAGACCCTCCGAATCACCCCGCTTGGTCAATCGATGTTTGGTTAAAACATCGTCTGTGCTAAAAGGAGGTCATGTTAGACCAAACCTTTGCCCTCATCGATATTCCCCGCCTGATTACCTTGATTTTTCTCGAGGGGATCCTCTCCCTTGATAATGCCCTTGCCATTGCCATCATCGTCCGGGGTCTTCCAACTCAGCTCAGGCAAAAGGCCCTCTTTATTGGCCTCGCCTCCTCGATCATCCTCCGCGCCTTCGGTGTCCTAAGTGCCGCCTACCTCATCCAGCTTTACTGGGTCCAGCTCCTTGGAGGGGCCTATCTCTTTTACCTTGCTTTAGCCCATATCCTTTCAAAGCGACGGGCAGAACTCCGCACGCCCCGCTTCCGGAGCTTTTGGGGCACGGTTGTTCGGATTGAGCTGACCGATTTTATCTTTGCTGTTGATTCGATCCTTGCCGGTCTTGCCCTTGTGGGGGTTTCTTTTCACCACCATGAGCTTCCCCCAAAGATCTGGATCGTCTACATCGGCGGGATTTCAGGGCTCATCATGATGCGCTTTGCGGCCGGTTTCTTCACCCACCTGATCGACCGTTTTCCCCGTCTAGAGCTGGGCGCCCACCTCACCGTCGGGTGGGTGGGGCTCAAGCTCCTTATAGAGGTCCTCCTCAAAGGGCTCCCCACCTGGGCCGAGCCGATTTTCTGGACAGGGATCATCGCCTCCTTTGCCTTTGGGTTCCTTAAACTGCAAAAATAACCAATTTAACAAAAGATTTACCTTGGTTTTCGACTAAAAACAAAGAGATGGTTTTGAAAAATCTTGTTTATCAAAGACTTAAAGAGTGGTCCGAAGAAATGGATAGGAAACCACTGATTTTGCGAGGCGCTAGGCAGGTTGGAAAGTCCTACGCTGTTCAAAAGCTTGGGGAAAGTTTCGACAACTTTATTGAGGTTGATTTTGAGTTTTCTCAGAACTTTCTCCCAATCTTTGAAGAAGATCTAGACCCCCAAAGGATTGTCCAGCAGATCTCTGTATTGGCAAAACAAAAAATTATACCGGGAAAAACACTCCTTTTTTTTGATGAAATCCAATTTTGTCCAAGAGCGATTACCAGCCTCAGATACTTTTACGAAAAAATGCCTAAGCTTCATGTTATAGCCGCGGGCTCTTTACTAGAGTTTGCACATGAGCTTGTTGGTATTCCTGTGGGACGGGTTCAATCTCTTTATGTTCATCCAATGACTTTCTTTGAATATCTTGCTGCTGATGGAGAGGGACTCCTTTTAGAGCAAATCCTAAAGGAAGAAAAGCTCTCTGAGGTTGTCCATAAAAAGATACTCAAGCACGTTGGCATTTATCTAGCTTTAGGAGGAATGCCTGAAGTGCTTCGAAGTTGGATCAAACATAAAGATCCCCTGAGATGCTCTGAAAAACATGCAACTCTTCTTGATACCTACCGACAAGACTTCCAAAGGTATGCCAAAAAATCGAATCTAAAATATCTCTCCCTGCTTTTTGAAAACATTCCTCGGCAACTTGGAGAAAAGTTTAAGTTTAGCAAGATAGGAGAGTATCAAAAAAGAGAGTTAGAACCCTCTTTAGAACTTCTATTAACTGCCAATATCTTTAACAAAGTGGTCCATACCTCAGCACAAGGGATTCCTATAGGAGCGGAAGCAAATCCAGAAAGATTTAAGCTTCTCTTCATTGATGTTGGTCTCACCCAAGCTCTTTTAAGCTTAGAATTGTCTGCTTGGTTTATCCAACCTGAAGCTGAACTGGTAAACAAAGGAAAAATTGTAGAGGCCTTCGTGGGTCAAGAGCTTTTAGCCTATTCAGAGGTGAATAAAAAGTCTCAACTGCATTACTGGCAAAGAGATAGTAGAGAAAGCTCAGCTGAAATTGACTACGTTCTCCAAAAAAAACAGCAAATCCTTCCTATAGAGGTCAAATCTGTAAAAACAATGAAGCTGAAAAGTCTCCATTCTTTTTTAAAAACCCATTCTCACTCAGAATATGGGGTTAAAATTTCTATAGACCCTTACTATAAAAGTGACCATATTGAGTCCATTCCCCTTTACAAAGTAGGCTCACTTGTGGGCGAGCTAAAAACGATCGAATCGCTACTTTTTCCTTGATGGCAATCGCTAGAGCTGAGAGAATAAATGGGTATGAGTAAAAATAGCCCTTCTGAACTAGTTTCCAACCGGCGCGCCCGCCACAACTATGAGATTCTTGAGACCTATGAGGCTGGGATTGCCCTCGTGGGAACCGAGATCAAGTCCCTGAGAAATCATGGGGGCTCGCTCCAGGACGCCTTTGTTATTATCCAAAAAGGAGAGGCGTGGCTCAAAAACTGCTCGATTGCTCCCTACTCTTTTGGTAACATTTTTAACCACGAAGAGCGGCGGGACCGGAAACTCCTCCTCCACAAAAAAGAGATCGAAAAGCTGAAGCGGGCCACCGACCAAAAAGGGCTGACCATTGTTCCCCTTTCGATCTACCTAAGTAAAGGGAAAGCAAAGGTCAAGATCGGCGTGGCACGCGGGAAAAAGCAGCACGATAAACGGTCTGCTATTAAAGAGCGGGAACAAAAAAGATCGATCGAACGTGAGCTAAAAGGTTGACTCCTCAAGGCGGGTCGATTAATCTAATAAAAAAACTCAAATGAGGTCTTATGAAAGTTACTCTCTCCCGCTTAGAACTTGTTAACGCAATTGGAAAAATCCAAAGCATCGTATCGAGCAAGCCGACTATCCCGATCTTGGCAAATATCTTGATCGAAGCCCACCAAGAAACGCTTACGATCAGCGCCACCGATCTGACCGTTAGCATGCAGGTCCAAATGGGAGCGACCGTTGAAGAAGAGGGAGGGATCACCCTACCTGCCCGCCGCTTTTTCCAGCTGGTCCGAGAGCTGACAACAGGAGAGATCGTCCTTCATACCAATGAAGAGGAAATCGCCTTTATCGAAGCGGGCACTTCCCAGTTCCGCCTAAATGGAATCAACCAGGGAGAATTCCCCTCTCTCCCCAACCTTGCCGAAGCTGAAAAGTTTTCGATCGGAGCAGATGAACTTAAAGGGCTCCTTTCTAAGTCGGTCTTTGCCGCAGCACGAGAAGATAGCCGCCATGTCCTCAATGGCGTTCTGATGCAGATCGAAAATGGGATGGCCACCTTCATCGGAACCGACGGAAAAAGGCTTGCCAAAGTAGACTCGGCTGTGGAGATTAGCGCCGACCATAAAGGGAGCTACTTGATTCCTTTGAAAGCGGTTGAGGAGATCGTTAAATCGGTCGATACCGAAAAGGGAGTCAAGGTGAGCCTGATGGCCGATAAGATCGCCGTCGAGCATGATGCAACGGTTTTGATCACCAAACTCCTTTCAGGAGATTTTCCCGATGTCGAGCGGGTCATTCCGGCGGAAAGTGCCTTCACACTGACCTTGCACCGCGAAGAGCTGATGGCCCTTCTCAAGCAGGTCTCTTTGTTTACGACTGATAAGAGCCACTCGGTTCAGTTTACCCTCTCCGCTGGAGAGCTTACTCTAACGGCTAACTCGAGCGAGATCGGCGATGGCAAAGTCTCGATGCCGGTAGACTACTCGGGAGAAAGTTTTGAGATCGCCTTCAATCCTTTCTTCTTCCACGACATCTTGCGCCACTCGAAAGATGAGACGGTGACCTTTGGAATGACCAACCCCTTTAGCCCGGGATTGATCACCGACTCGACAACGGCGCAGTTTGTCATTATGCCGATGCGCCTTGCCTCTACCGTGTAATGGAAGTTCAAGAACTTATCCTACGCAACTTTCGCAACTACGAAGAGGTCCATATTCCCCTCACAGAAGGGGTCAACCTCATCCAGGGTGAAAATGGGGCGGGGAAAACGACCCTTTTAGAGGCTCTTTACCTCTTAAGTACAGGACGCTCCTTTGTGACCTCCCACCTAACCGACCTAATCCGAAAAGGGAGCCCCCACTTCTATGTTGAGGTGCGGTTTGTCCGTGATGGTGTCGAGCAACAGCTCAGTATCGGCTTCGATGGAAAAAACCGGCGGATCCACTATAACAATAGCCACTTTTCTCACTTTTCCCACGTGTTGGGGATCCTCCCTTCTGTCCTCTACTCGCCGAAAGATAGTGCGCTCATTACCGGTTCCCCACAGGAGCGCCGCCGCTTTTTGAACATCCAGCTTGCCCAGACAGATCCCCTCTATGTCCATCACCTCATGCGTTACCATAAAGCGATGAAGCACCGGAATGCTCTCCTCAAAGTCAAGTCAGAGTCGGCAATTGAAACCTGGGAGCAGATGATGGCCGAATCAGCCCGCTACCTAATGACTAAAAGGAAGGCTCTCATCGAGGCTCTCCTCCCCCGCCTTAAAGGGCACTTGGAAGCGCTTGCCCCCGACCTCTTCGACCTCCGTTATGAACCTTCAATTTCACTGAAAAAAATGGAGCAGATTGAAGCCCTTTACAAAAAGCAACGTCCTAAAGAGCTAATCATCGGAATGACCCTTACTGGTCCTCACCGAGACGATCTTTATATTACTTATAACAGACAAGATGCAAAGACCTTTGCCAGCGAGGGGCAAAAACGGACCTGCATTGCGGCCCTCAAGATGGCTGAATGGGATGAGCTTGCGGCCCAGACAAATGCAAAACCCCTTTTAAGTATCGATGATTTTGGGGTCCACCTCGATCCCGGCCGGACAGCCCTCCTTGAGGAAAAACTAAAGGACTTTGGGCAAGTACTCCTTACCTCACCAAGCTCTAGCGAGCAAGCCACCCTTCAAATTACCGATGGAAAAATCACTAGTCCATCCCAGAGATCTTGCTCCAGGTAGCCGCATCGGGTTCATGCTTGGTTTCCTTCAAGAAAAGAAGAAGGACAAAGGCGAGGATAAGGGTGATGGGGAAGCTGACCATTGCAAAGTGGTAGTCGGCAATGCTATAGAAAGGAATCCCCTCTCGCATCGCTCCATCCCACTTAGAATCGAGGAGGATCCCCAGAAGGGGCTGCATCAGTGAGCTTCCTGTAGCAACGCAAAAGTTCGTGAGAGCAATGCTTGTCCCCTTGGCTTCGATCGCATTGATTTCGATACCAAGGGAAAAAGAGAGAAGCTGCGCCGCTTGGAAAAAGCCCACGAGGAAAAGTAAGATAAAGAGAAGGGGCATGGGAAGATGGGGAATATAGATCACTGGAATAAGAGAGAGAAGGCAGAGGAAAATCCCCCCATAGAGAAACGGCTTCCGCTTGCTAAAGCGATCTGAAATGTAGCCTATGATCGGCCCGCCGATAATCCATCCGATGAAGATCATCGAGATGGCAAAGGCGGCAACGTTGCGGTCAATCCCATATCCTTCCGACAGGAAGGGTATCCCCCACAAAGAGGCAAAGGCAGCAGTCGTCATATAAAAGAGAAGGGCAATCGCCGCATTGAGCCAGGTCCGGCCATTAGAGGCCACTTTTTTTAGGTTGTGAGCGAGATCAAAAGAGGCCTTTTTCACTTCGATTTTTTCTTGGCCCGGCGCTTTTTTCATAAAGAAAAATAAAACGAGGGCAAGGACAATTCCAGTGATCCCAAAGGTGACCACTGTAAACCGCCAGCCCATCGTTTCGACAACAAAGCTCAAGGGCCCTTGCGCTCCAAAAGCGCCCAGCATCCCGAGGGAGTTACCAATACCAACAAGGAGGGCAAGCTTCTTGGCGGGAAACCAGTGGGAACAGACGTAGACCATCCCGACAAAGGCAAACGAAGAGCCGATCCCCATCAGGAAACGGCCGATATCTGCGGGGATAATATGGTGGGCAGCCGCAAAGAGGAGGGAACCAAAGCCGCAGAAGAGGGAGGCAAAGGTGAGGAGGTTCCGCGCTCCAAACCGGTCCATCAGAAGCCCTACGGGGATCTGCATCGGGGCATAGGCATAGAAGAAGAAGGCGCTCAACGTTCCTAGTTGGGCTGCTGTGGCATCAAAGGCGCCCATCAGCTCTTGAACCATGACGGTGGGAAAGACGCGGACAATAAACTCATAAAAGAGGAAGAGGACGGCAAAGGACCATGCCCACCACGAGGCGGCGCGTATTTTCATCAGAGATCCTTCAGCGCATCGATGTAAACGGCGCCAAGAGGAAAGTCTTTTTCGTAATCCTCTTCTTGGCTCTTTTTAGCAAACTGTCCGATGATTTTATTTGCCAAGACTTTGCCGAGCTGGACCCCTTCCTGATCGAAAGAGTTGATCCCCCAGATAAAGCCCTGGAAAGCAACCTTATGCTCATAGTAGGCCAAAAGACTCCCAATCGTATGGGGATCACACTTTGAGGCTAGGATGACATGGTTGGGGCGGTTCCCCGGGAAGTTTTTGTTGGGGTTGTCACTCTTTTGGCCAACGGCAAGGGCTATCGACTGGGCGAAGAGGTTGGAAAGGAGTTTTTCTTGCGAGGTGGTCTCTTTAAAAGAGTTGTCCATCCCATACTGGTTTTCCGCAAAGCCAACAAACTCGACAGGAACGGTGATCGTCCCCTGGTGGATCAGCTGATAGAAAGAGTGTTGCCCATTGGTTCCTGGCTCTCCCCAAATAATCGGTCCGGTCCAAAATTCAACGGTGTGCCCTTCCTTATCGATCCGCTTTCCATTCGACTCCATGTCACACTGTTGGAGGTGGGCTGGGAAGCGGGACATCGCCTGCGAGTAAGGGATAACGGCAACTGTCGGATAGCCTAGGAAATTGTGATTCCAGATCCCCAAAAGAGCGCCAAGAAGGGGGAGGTTTTTTTCAGGGTTGGGGTCGAGAGCCACCTTATCCATGCTGCTCGCTCCTTTTAAAAACTCAAGAAGCTTGTCCATGCCAAGCGCAAAGGCGAGCATCACACATCCAACCATCGAGGTGACCGAGTAGCGCCCCCCCACATAGTCCCAAATGTAAAACGACTTTCGGTATCTTTCAGGATCATCCATTGGACTCCCCTTCCCCGTGACCGCTAAGAAGTGGTTGGTGGGAGAAAGCCCCTCATCGGCAAACTTTTTTCGGATCAGCTCTTCATTGGTGAGGGTTTCTAAGGTGGTTCCCGACTTTGAGACGATGACCACAAGGGTTTTGTTGAGGTCAACCTTATTGAGGACCTGGGCTGCATCGTCAGGATCGACGTTGGAGATAAAGTGAACCCGCCGCCCCTCTTTCCGAAAAGCCTCTAGCGCAAGATAAATCGCTTTAGGGCCTAGCTCCGACCCTCCGATCCCCACCTGAATCAGGTCGGTGTACTCTTTCTTTTCGATCTCATCGAGAAAGCTTTTCAGCTTTTCCATCTCGGCATAAGCAAGGGTGGCCGCTTTTTTTGCCTCATCCTCTTCGGTCTGACTGTCGAAAAAATCCCGCATCGCGGTATGGAGAACCTGCCGATTTTCACTTTCA includes:
- a CDS encoding TerC family protein, with the protein product MLDQTFALIDIPRLITLIFLEGILSLDNALAIAIIVRGLPTQLRQKALFIGLASSIILRAFGVLSAAYLIQLYWVQLLGGAYLFYLALAHILSKRRAELRTPRFRSFWGTVVRIELTDFIFAVDSILAGLALVGVSFHHHELPPKIWIVYIGGISGLIMMRFAAGFFTHLIDRFPRLELGAHLTVGWVGLKLLIEVLLKGLPTWAEPIFWTGIIASFAFGFLKLQK
- a CDS encoding ATP-binding protein; this encodes MKNLVYQRLKEWSEEMDRKPLILRGARQVGKSYAVQKLGESFDNFIEVDFEFSQNFLPIFEEDLDPQRIVQQISVLAKQKIIPGKTLLFFDEIQFCPRAITSLRYFYEKMPKLHVIAAGSLLEFAHELVGIPVGRVQSLYVHPMTFFEYLAADGEGLLLEQILKEEKLSEVVHKKILKHVGIYLALGGMPEVLRSWIKHKDPLRCSEKHATLLDTYRQDFQRYAKKSNLKYLSLLFENIPRQLGEKFKFSKIGEYQKRELEPSLELLLTANIFNKVVHTSAQGIPIGAEANPERFKLLFIDVGLTQALLSLELSAWFIQPEAELVNKGKIVEAFVGQELLAYSEVNKKSQLHYWQRDSRESSAEIDYVLQKKQQILPIEVKSVKTMKLKSLHSFLKTHSHSEYGVKISIDPYYKSDHIESIPLYKVGSLVGELKTIESLLFP
- the smpB gene encoding SsrA-binding protein SmpB, with translation MSKNSPSELVSNRRARHNYEILETYEAGIALVGTEIKSLRNHGGSLQDAFVIIQKGEAWLKNCSIAPYSFGNIFNHEERRDRKLLLHKKEIEKLKRATDQKGLTIVPLSIYLSKGKAKVKIGVARGKKQHDKRSAIKEREQKRSIERELKG
- the dnaN gene encoding DNA polymerase III subunit beta, whose amino-acid sequence is MKVTLSRLELVNAIGKIQSIVSSKPTIPILANILIEAHQETLTISATDLTVSMQVQMGATVEEEGGITLPARRFFQLVRELTTGEIVLHTNEEEIAFIEAGTSQFRLNGINQGEFPSLPNLAEAEKFSIGADELKGLLSKSVFAAAREDSRHVLNGVLMQIENGMATFIGTDGKRLAKVDSAVEISADHKGSYLIPLKAVEEIVKSVDTEKGVKVSLMADKIAVEHDATVLITKLLSGDFPDVERVIPAESAFTLTLHREELMALLKQVSLFTTDKSHSVQFTLSAGELTLTANSSEIGDGKVSMPVDYSGESFEIAFNPFFFHDILRHSKDETVTFGMTNPFSPGLITDSTTAQFVIMPMRLASTV
- the recF gene encoding DNA replication/repair protein RecF (All proteins in this family for which functions are known are DNA-binding proteins that assist the filamentation of RecA onto DNA for the initiation of recombination or recombinational repair.) — protein: MEVQELILRNFRNYEEVHIPLTEGVNLIQGENGAGKTTLLEALYLLSTGRSFVTSHLTDLIRKGSPHFYVEVRFVRDGVEQQLSIGFDGKNRRIHYNNSHFSHFSHVLGILPSVLYSPKDSALITGSPQERRRFLNIQLAQTDPLYVHHLMRYHKAMKHRNALLKVKSESAIETWEQMMAESARYLMTKRKALIEALLPRLKGHLEALAPDLFDLRYEPSISLKKMEQIEALYKKQRPKELIIGMTLTGPHRDDLYITYNRQDAKTFASEGQKRTCIAALKMAEWDELAAQTNAKPLLSIDDFGVHLDPGRTALLEEKLKDFGQVLLTSPSSSEQATLQITDGKITSPSQRSCSR
- a CDS encoding MFS transporter, yielding MKIRAASWWAWSFAVLFLFYEFIVRVFPTVMVQELMGAFDATAAQLGTLSAFFFYAYAPMQIPVGLLMDRFGARNLLTFASLFCGFGSLLFAAAHHIIPADIGRFLMGIGSSFAFVGMVYVCSHWFPAKKLALLVGIGNSLGMLGAFGAQGPLSFVVETMGWRFTVVTFGITGIVLALVLFFFMKKAPGQEKIEVKKASFDLAHNLKKVASNGRTWLNAAIALLFYMTTAAFASLWGIPFLSEGYGIDRNVAAFAISMIFIGWIIGGPIIGYISDRFSKRKPFLYGGIFLCLLSLIPVIYIPHLPMPLLFILLFLVGFFQAAQLLSFSLGIEINAIEAKGTSIALTNFCVATGSSLMQPLLGILLDSKWDGAMREGIPFYSIADYHFAMVSFPITLILAFVLLLFLKETKHEPDAATWSKISGMD
- a CDS encoding glucose-6-phosphate isomerase, whose product is MTKFNEFPAVEALHELAHTPIDLSKEGNLSPKRLKEMLTKNLNLKLFYGTERVDEKVLKTLFSLAEEAKALEKMTAMQHGEVINKIEGFESENRQVLHTAMRDFFDSQTEEDEAKKAATLAYAEMEKLKSFLDEIEKKEYTDLIQVGIGGSELGPKAIYLALEAFRKEGRRVHFISNVDPDDAAQVLNKVDLNKTLVVIVSKSGTTLETLTNEELIRKKFADEGLSPTNHFLAVTGKGSPMDDPERYRKSFYIWDYVGGRYSVTSMVGCVMLAFALGMDKLLEFLKGASSMDKVALDPNPEKNLPLLGALLGIWNHNFLGYPTVAVIPYSQAMSRFPAHLQQCDMESNGKRIDKEGHTVEFWTGPIIWGEPGTNGQHSFYQLIHQGTITVPVEFVGFAENQYGMDNSFKETTSQEKLLSNLFAQSIALAVGQKSDNPNKNFPGNRPNHVILASKCDPHTIGSLLAYYEHKVAFQGFIWGINSFDQEGVQLGKVLANKIIGQFAKKSQEEDYEKDFPLGAVYIDALKDL